CCGTGGTGTTGATGTTGCCGAAACGGTCGACCTGCGCCGCACCGAGAAAACCGACATCGATGCGTCCGCCCTGCAGCCAGTAGCGAAAAATCTCACCGGTCGGGACGACAGTGTCTGCGGTTTCTGCCAGTTCGCCGTCACCGATGGACAGTGGCAATACGCTGGGTTTGGCGCCGATCGGGCCGGACTCGTAGATCAGCACCACGTCCGGCGACGAGGTCAGGCGAGCCAGGTTGGCGGCTTTCGACGGCAGGCCGATGCCGACGAAGCACACCGAGCCGTTCTTCAGGCGACGGGCCGCAGCGACGGTCATCATTTCATTGGTGGTGTAAGTCATTACTTGGCCTCCGAAGCAGCGGCCAACTTGGCCTGAAACTCGCTGAAGTCAGCGCAGCCATGGATGTATTCGTTGATCCACGCGGTAAACGTCTCACGGTCGCGGGCGATCGGATCCCACGCCTGATAGAAACGGTTGTCACGTTCGGTATAACCGTGGGCATAGGACGGATGCGCGCCACCGGGTACGTGGCAGACCGCGCTCAAGGCCCAGGTCGGCAGCACGCAGGCGTTCATCGGCGCATTGAGGTTGTCGACGATTTCTTCGACGGTGACGATGCAACGCTTGGCGGCCAGTGCGGCTTCTTTCTGCACGCCGAGGATGCCCCACAACAGCACGTTGCCCTGACGGTCGGCTTTCTGGGCGTGGATCACGGTCACGTCCGGGCGCACCGATGGCACCGCTGCCAGCACTTCACCGGTGAACGGGCACGTCACGGATTTGATCAGCGGGTTGACCTTCGGCAAGTCGGAACCGGCGTAGGCCCGCAGTACCGCAAACGGTAGGCCGGAGGCGCCGGCGACGTAGGCATTGGCCAGGTCGGCGTGGCTGTGTTCTTCGATTTCCAGCGCGTGTGGCCATTGTTTCTCGACCGCGTCGCGCAGACGGTGCAGCGAACCCACGCCAGGATTGCCGCCCCAGGAGAAAATCAACTTGCGTGCACAGCCGGCGCCAATCAGTTGGTCATAGATCAGGTCAGGCGTCATCCGCACCAGGGTCAGATCTTTCTTGCCCTGACGAATGATTTCATGACCCGCCGCCGTAGGGATCAAGTGAGTGAAGCCTTCGAGCGCGACGGTGTCGCCGTCGTTGACGAATTGCTTCACCGCGTCGTGCAGCGAAAGGATCTCAGCCATGGAGCGGGCTCCTGTTTTTTGTAGTGGATCGCCAGTGATAAAAAGGCGCGAGGTTGTGCGCCGGAGTCACTGAAGATTAAGCCGCTGATTTTCGCCAAACAATCCGATAATCGACTGAGTGTTCGTTTATCGAACAGATTGTTATCAACCTATCGATCCTGCGGTGAACGTCAGGTCGCGTCCGCGTGACTGACCAAGCCCTTGATCACCACCGCTGCCGTAGCCAGCCCGGCCGGAATCACCAGCGCCGTCAGCACCTGTTCGAAATTCCAGCCCAGGCCCAGCAGGGTCGCGCCCATCCACGCCCCGAGAATCGCGCCGAAACGGCCGATCCCGAGCATCCACGACACACCGGTCGCCCGACCCTGAGTCGGGTAAAACCGCGCCGCCAGCGACGGCATCGCTGATTGCGCGCCGTTGACGCACATGCCCGCTACCAGCACCAGCGTCGCCAGCAGCGTGATGTTGCCCAGGCTCTGCCCGACCGCGTAGGCAAACACCCCGGCCAGCAGGTAGAAAATGCCGATGACCTTGTGCGGATTGAAGCGGTCCATCGCCCAGCCTACGCCGACCGCGCTCAACACCCCGCCGAACTGGAACAACGCGCCGATGAACGCCGCCTGCTCCATGCTCGCGCCGCTGTCGCGCATCAGGGTCGGCAGCCAACTGGTCAGCAGGTAAACGATCACCAGGCCCATGAAGTAGGTCAGCCATAGCAACAACGTGCCGGTGCTGTAAGTGCCGGAGAAAATCACTGCGAACACGTTGCGCGCTTTGACGGTTTTCTGTTCCGGGACGCTGAAACTCGCCGCTTGGGCAACGACGGCCGGATCGATCGGCGCGAGGGTCTTGCGGACTTTGTCGGTGCCACGATTGCGCACCACCAGATAACGTGCCGATTCCGGCAGCCAGAGCAGCAACACCACGGCGAGGATCAGCGGCAGAATCCCGCCGATCAGCAACAGGCTGTGCCAGCCAAACGCCGGAATCAACTTGGCCGAGATAAATCCGCCACCGGCCATGCCCAGGTTGAAACCGCAAAACATGCTGGTCACCAGCAGCGACTTTTTGCGCTCCGGGGTGTATTCCGACAGCAGCGTGGTGGCGTTCGGCATGCCGGCACCCAGTCCAAGACCGGTGAGGAAACGCAGCACCAGCAATTGCTCGACGTTGGTGGCGTAGGCCGACGCCAGGCTGAACGCACCGAACAGAAATACCGCCCCGACCAGTACGACTTTTCGCCCGAAGCGGTCAGCCAATGGCCCGGAGCCCAGTGCCCCAAAGACCATGCCGATCAACGCGGCGCTCATCACCGGGCCGAGGCTGGCGCGGTCGATGCCCCAGTCCTGGGACAGGGCCGGTGCGATGAAACCCATGGCAGCGGTATCGAGGCCATCGAGAAACACAATCAGAAAACACAGAATCACCACGCGCCACTGATAGCGCGAGATCGGTTGGGCGTTGATGAAGGACTGCACGTCAAGGCAGTTACCCACAGCGGACTGAGGCTGGTTCATTATTTTTATTCCACGCAAAAAACGCAGTCGAACGGCGACCGGCCAAAGACTGGCACGGACACAAGCATAGGGAGGGAATCAGGCGTTGCGCTAAAACCGGCAACAGGAACGGAAGCGGCGACAGTCGGGGAACGTGCGCATGGGAAGTTGCCTCTTGTCATTATTATGGGAGTCGACGATCCGGCGGGCTCATTCACAACAGCGCCGGATGACGCTGCCGCGACATTAATGATCCGGGGGTTTTAGCGTCAATTCGATAAACGCAACTCTGTGCGTTTATCGAACAGCTTCATCAGGCAAACAACTGCGCGCTCAGGTCCCGGCTTGCACTCAACAGGCCCGGCAAAAAGCGCTGCTCAAGCTCGGTGCGGCTGACGCGACCGGCGTGGGTGCTGACGTTAAGCGCGGCCACCACCTGGCCGGAGGCGTCATACACCGGCACCGCAATCGAGCGCAGACCTTGTTCCAGTTCCTGATCGACGATGCACCAGCCCTGCTGCCGCACTTCCTGCAAACACTCGAGCAAGGTTTCCGGGGTGTGCAGCGTGCGGCTCGTCTTGGCCACCAGTTCGGCGTGGTCGAGGTATTCGCGCAGCGAGGTGTCGTCCAGCGCCGCCAACAGAATACGCCCCATGGACGTGCAATACGCCGGCAAGCGCCCGCCCACCGACAGATCCACCGAGATCAGGCGTTGAGTCGTGGCCGAACGGGCGATATAGAGAATGTCATCACCTTCCAGCGTGGCCATGTTGCAGGCTTCGTGGAGTTGCTCGCTCATGCGGTCGAGGTAAGGCTGGGCGGACACCGCCAGCGGCGTCGAGGACAGATAGGCGTGACCGAGGGTCAGCACTTTGGGCAGCAACGAATAAGTACGGCCGTCGGTGGTGGCGTAGCCGAGCTTGATCAGTGTATGCAGGCAACGGCGCACGGCGGCCCGGGGGATTTCCGTACGGTGGCTGATCTGGGCGATGGTCAAGTGGCGCTTGCGCTCCTGAAACGCCTGGACCACCGCCAGGCCACGGGCCAGGGAGGTCATGAAATCCGGATCACCGGTCAGGGCCTGGATGCGCTTGGCCGGCGAGGCGACGATCGGCGGCGCTACCGAGGTGAAGGAATTGCGCATTTGATCGTTCATGTCAGGTCCTTTTTTTCTTGTTCGGATCGACGGCTATACAAGCGGCTCGCAGACAGATGCACAAGCGCCAGATCGCCAACACCGGGCGATTATCGAACCGTCGACCGATAATCGCAACGATCCCTGGGCCCCTGCGGGATTCGCTCACGACCGTTTTAAACTCGGCATCCCCTCATGTCCCCGGCGCCTTAGTTGTTTGGCTAAATGGCGCCAGAAACACAACACCCGACAACAACGATGCAACTATGGGTAAAAGTTGCGAGTCACAAAACAATCACACATCCGGAACCGTTTTTAACTTGGCAAAGATAGTCAATCCCGAATCGGCCGCTATAATGCACCTCAGTGGCGCCGCACTTTTATTTGCCGTCGACGCCATTCGCTGAAGCGATGTCCATTGCCTTCAGCCCCGGCTAGCGCCTGATGATCATCACCCATGCACCGCCAGTGCGCTCGCTGAAACAGGAAACTGATGCTGCGTCAGTTTTAATCTGGTGCCGTAGCCGCCTGTAACATGGAAGTCTTGACCGCCCTGCCGATAACACCGCTGCCTTTTCAGGCCGCGTCTTGTTGGCGGACGGGTTCAATCGATTCGTTGCAGTGCGTTTCACCAGACATTTATCTCAACTCATACAGGTAGCACTGTGACGAAAGACGAACTGCGCGTGGAACTTGAGCGCCAGGAACAACGTTACAAGGAAGTTTACGGCGGGGAAGTCACCACCTACGCCGCCCAGCCCGAACCGGAACGCAAAGCCTGGCGTAAACGCCCTACCGTTCAGGATCAGGTCTTCCAGCAAGAACTGAAAAAAATGGAAGAGGAACTCAAAGCCGAAGAGCCTTGATGCCTTCCTTTGAGACTTTCGAGGGTAAGCGTACTCACCGGGTTACAAGCACGGTGGACTGACGATGCCTTGCGCGCCCGCTACCCGCGGGCAGCGGCCAACTCCCCTGTATTGCACAGGTTTGGAGCATGTCAGACACGTTTCTCAGATATTTCATACAAGCCTCTGCGCCCTCCAGCACACCGGCCACCAAGCCGTCTTCTTGCATTTTTTTCAATGTAATCAAGGCCTTGCAAAACCCTGTAAAAAGCTTGGGTAATGCACCTTGATACAAATTAATTTGGCGAAGAAGGTTACCGATGAGCAGGTAGGGGATCGATTTCCAGTCTTTTCTGGCATAATCGCGCCCCCTTATGACCGGGTCAGAAAACCTTCATGATCGATTTATTCAGCGGACTGGATGCCTGGGTGCTTGTGAGCCTCCTGCTCGCCCTGACATTTGTCCTCGCCTTCGAGTTCATCAATGGATTTCATGACACCGCTAACGCGGTAGCCACTGTTATCTACACCAAAGCGATGCCGCCTCACCTGGCGGTGTTCTTCTCGGGCGTGTTCAACTTCCTCGGCGTATTGCTGGGCGGCGTTGGCGTGGCATATGCCATCGTCCACTTGCTGCCGGTAGAACTGCTGATCAACGTGAACACCGGCCATGGTCTGGCAATGGTGTTCTCGCTGCTCGCCGCCGCCATCGCCTGGAACCTGGGCACCTGGTACTTCGGTATCCCGGCCTCCAGTTCCCACACGCTGATCGGTTCGATCCTCGGTGTCGGCCTGGCCAACGCCCTGATCAACGAGATTCCACTGGCCGACGGCGTCAACTGGCAGAAAGCGATCGATATCGGCGCCTCGCTGGTATTCTCGCCGATGGCCGGTTTCCTGATCGCCGCGCTGATCCTGATCGGCCTGAAATGGTGGCGCCCGCTGTCGAAAATGCACAAGACGCCTGAACAGCGCCGCAAGATCGACGACAAGAAGCACCCACCGTTCTGGAACCGCCTGGTCCTGGTGATCTCGGCCATGGCCGTGAGCTTCGTGCACGGCTCCAACGACGGCCAGAAAGGCATCGGCCTGATCATGCTGGTACTGATCGGTATCGTGCCTGCGCAGTTCGTACTCGACCTGAACAGCACCACTTACCAGATCGAACGTACTCGCGATGCGACCCTGCACCTGAGCCAGTTCTACAAGCGCAACGCCGATACCCTGGGCGAATTCCTGGCGCTGGGCAAAAGCGTGGAAGGCGACCTGCCGGAGAAATTCCGTTGCAACCCGCAACAGACTGAACCGACCATCAGCGCTCTGCTCGACACCCTCAAAGGTGTAGCGGACTACCACTCGCTGTCGTCGGAAAGCCGCATCGAAGTGCGTCGCTACCTGCTCTGCCTGGACGACACCGCGAAGAAAGTCAGCAAACTGCCAGGCCTCGCCGCTCGTGAAAAAGCCGACCTGGACAAACTGCGCAAAGACCTGACCACCACCACCGAATACGCCCCGTTCTGGGTGATTCTGGCAGTCGCCCTGGCCCTGGGCCTCGGCACCATGGTTGGCTGGAAACGCGTGGTACTGACCATCGGCGAGAAGATCGGCAAGCAAGGCATGACCTACTCGCAAGGCATGTCGGCCCAGATCACCACCGCCAGCCTGATCGGTTTGGCCAACATCTTCAGCCTGCCGGTATCCACCACCCACGTGCTCTCCTCGGGCGTGGCCGGCACCATGGTCGCCAACAAAAGCGGCCTGCAAGGCGGCACGGTGAAAACCATCCTGCTGGCCTGGGTTCTGACCCTGCCGGCCACCGTGGCCCTGTCGGCCGGGTTGTTCTGGCTGGCGTCGAAGGCGTTGGGTAGCTGATAGATCGTTGTAATGAAAAAGGCGTGATTCGAGAGGATCACGCCTTTTTTGTTGGCCTAAAGTGACGCGGAAGATCAGGAGCGCCCTCACCCCAGCCCTCTCCCGGAGGGAGAGGGAGCCGACCGAGTTGTTTGGGAGAGGTACGCCGACGTGAGATACCGAGGCGTACTCAGGTTCTTAAAAAGCAAACATCCCGCGCCAGCCCTTGCCCTCACCCTTGCCTTTGCCTTTGCCTTTGCTTCCCCCCACTCAACACGATGAGCGTTAGCTCAAGTACCGCTTTTGACGTGCCGGCCCCATCGGAAGGCTGAGTGGAGGGATTTATCCGGGGGTGGGCGCGTAGCGCCGTTTGGCGAAGCCAAACACATCGAGAGGAGGTGCAGCGAAGCAAACCGTAGGCGATGCCCCCGGATGAATCCCGGAACGAAGGAACGCCGAGCCACAGCGAGGTGCCGAACGCAGGGGCCCAGCCTTTTGGTTCCTTTTTGGCGTCTGAAAAAGGGACTCGCCGTAAGGGCGAAACCGCCAGCGGCAGCATCCGAAGCAACGGATATTCACCCAAAACCCCAAGAGCATGGTCGGCCCAAAGGCCGCCAAGAAGGCAAAAAAAAGGGCAACCGAAGTTGCCCAAAATGCCTTGCGTGCTCATCAAACCCAGAAGGACTAAGGCTTCTTGCGCTTATTCGCATCCTTCCAGATAAAAAATCCAAACCCTGCAAAAAACAGAACCATGAGCCCCACCGTCAGAACCCCGGCAAACACCACGTTATCGAAAAACATGACTGGCCTCCTGGCCCCTGCTTTGCTGCGATGGAGCTAAGTTAACCAATCAGGCAGGCGCAGGAATTGACCGGGATCAATGCCGGTCAACACGCGGGAGAAAGGAGGGGAAATAACTGACCTGCATCAAGGGATGCAGGGGAGATCAACGCTTTTTCGGTTTGTTTTTCGACTTTTTCTTCGGTTTGCCCAACGGCATGGCCTGCTCGAACGCCTGTCGCACTTCATTCAGGCGCTTCTCGTTGAGGTCATGAACCCGCTTGGCGCGTTCGGTGCTGAGGTCGATCAGTTTGTCGTCTTGGCTCATGGCGTTCGGTGCATCGCTTGGACTGAATCACAACTGCCGGATCACCGACAGGACTGCGCCAATAATGCGGCCTGGCGCCAGCGCTGACCAGCCGTCGACGCAGGCGCTATACAACAAATCGTGTACCGGCCAGCACTTTTGCCCGCACACTCTGCGTTTTGCGCCGAACCTTGAGGATGTCTGCCGTGCCCTTGCATCAGGATCTGCCGCCGCTGATGGCCCTGCGCGCCTTCGAGGCCGTGGCCCGTCACTTGAGTTTCATCAAGGCTGCCGACGAACTGTCGGTGACGCAAAGTGCGATCAGCCATCAGGTGCACAAACTCGAGGAGTTCCTCGAACAGCCGCTGTTCGTGCGCCGCACCCGGGCGATCGACCTGACGCCGGCCGGCGAACAATACTACCGACAGATCGAGCCCGCCCTCGCCGCGATTGCCTCCGCCACCCACGGTTTGCGCGGCGAGCGCCCCACCACCCTGCGCATCGGTCTGCTCGCTTCGTTCGCCACGCTCTGGCTGGCGCCGCGTCTGGCGGACTTCAACACCAAATACCCGAACATCAACGTCGAACTGCTGCCCGCCGTGCAACTGGCCGATGTCGACGGCGGCGAGGTGGACCTGGCAATCCGCTACGGCAAGGGTGGCTGGCCGAAAGTCCAGGCACGCCGATTCATGACGGAAGTCCTGACTCCGGTTTGCAGCCCGGCCTTCAAGGCCCGTGGTGTGAAGAACGGTCCGCTGTTGATGGCCAAGTCGCACCAGCCGTTCGAATGGATCGACTGGCAGCAACACAGCGGTATCGATCTGGCGCAGGTGCCCACCGTGATGCTCCACGACTACAACATCGTGGTCGAAGCCGCTGTGGCCGGCCAGGGCATCGCCATGGGCCGCCAATGCCTGATTGATCGTCGACTCAAGGAAGGTGCACTGGTGCCAGTCTTCGATACCCCGCCTATGTCCGGCGACATCGGCTATTGGCTTGTCACTGCGGAGCGTCCGATGAACCCAGCAGCACAGGCATTCAGCCAATGGCTGGAGCACATCATCGACGCATGAGTTTTTTTGATACGTCGAATCCAATCTATCCGTTTGTCGCCCACCCTCCTGCGCCAACATGCTGGAGTCCTCATTCAGGAGGATTCCACATGACCGACTCGATCAAACAACGCGTCAAGCAACTCGGCTTGCAACTGCCTGAACCCAGCCAGCCGGTGGCCAACTACGTCAGCCACGTGATCAGTCAGAATCAGTTGTACATCGCCGGGCAGATTCCCATGCTCGATGGAAGACCTGCATTCCTCGGGCGCCTCGGCGAAGCGATCTCCGACGAAGAAGGCGTCAGCGCCGCCGAACTGGCAGCGTTAGGCCTGCTGGCCCAACTCAGTGATGCCTTGGGCGATGACCTGTCGAAACTGGTGCGGGTTATCCGCCTGGGCGCGTTTATCGCCAGCACGCCGGACTTCCCACGCCAGGGCGTGATCGCCAACGGCGCCTCGAACCTGCTGGTCAACGTCCTTGGCGACAAGGGCCGCCATGTGCGCACCGCCGTCGGCGTGTCGAGCCTGCCGGCCGGCGTGGCGGTGGAAGTCGATGCGATCTTCGAGCTCAAGCCGTGAACGTCGACGAGGTCCTGCGCCTGCGCGACGCCACACCCGGCTGCGCGCAGGTGATTCACTTCAACCACGCCGGGGCCTCGTTGCCGAGTCAGGCCACCCTCGACGCGGTGATCGGGCAGTTGCAGCGTGAAGCCCTCGGCGGGCCTATGGAGACGGCGGACATTCAAGTGCAGCAACGCGCGCGCACTGCCGCAGCCGCTCTGCTCAACGCCCAACCCGAAGACATCGCCTTTGCCAGCAGCGGCTCAGCGGCCTGGAGTCAGGCATTCAACGCATTGGGGCCGTGGCATCCCGGCGAACGGATTCTGGTCGGGCGCCATGAATGGGCCGGCAACCTGGCCTGCATGGCCGAAGCGGTGAAGGCCGGTGCGCGACTGGAAGTGATTCCGTGCGACGCCTCTGGCGCCGTCGATCCCCAGGCGCTGGCGCAGATGATTGACCGCCATGTACGCCTGATCGCCCTGACCTGGCTGCCGGCCAACGGTGGCCTGATCAACCCGGCAGCGCAGATCGGGGCGATAGCCCGACATCATGGCATTCCGTATTTCATCGACGCCGGACAGGCACTGGGTCAACTGCCCTGTGACGTCCAGGCCTTGCAATGCGACGTGCTCAAGGGTGCGGGGCGCAAGTTCCTGCGCGGGCCGCGCGGTACGGCATTGATGTACATCCGGCCGCAATTCCTGCAACGACTGTTGCCCGTGCAGCGCGACGTGCTGTCGGCACCGTGGGATGGCCAGCGCTTTACATTGCGCGACGACGCCCGCCGCTTTGAAACCAGTGAAGTGTCATTGGCGCTACTCGCCGGGCTGGCCAATGCGCTGGAGGAACATCAGCGCATCGGGGCAACGGCAATCCGCCAGCGGATCGTGGAACTGAGCCAAAAGCTGCGCCTGTGCATGAAAAGAATCCCAGAGCTGACACTGCGAGATCTCGGATCAGCCAACGAACAATCCGGACTGATCGCCTTCACACTCGAAGGCTGGGATTGCCTGGCGCTGAAGCAGGCGCTGGCCGAGCGGCGAATCAACATCGGCGCCAATGGCGTGGCCTACACGCCGCTGGACATGCAAGCGCGCGGGCTGAACTCGATTGCGAGGGTATCGGTGAGTTATCTGAACACCGAAGAAGAAATCGAAATATTGCTGACAAATCTGGCTGAACTGGCCGCGCAGCCTCAGATCTCGATGTCGACCCAAAGCCCCTGACGTGGCTGGTCTTCCATCAGCGGCGCCACCGGCACGGTGTTGTCGGCATTCAGTTCGGTGCCGGGCACGGCGAGGTGCGCTTCGGGGTCGTCATCGGCTTCGCGGCGACGGCGGTCGCGTTCCTGCTGGCGGCGCTGCTCTTCGCGCAGCAGATAACCGTCTTCTTCCGGATCGCGCTTTTGCAGGTCGATCGTGCTTTCGTTGGAGCTTTCCTGCACCGGCACCACTGGAGGAATGTCCGGCCGCTGGCGGATCGGGTCCTGCTGGGAAGTGATCGGCACGGCGCTCAAGGGGAGCATCGGTGGCAGCATATGAAGGGTCTCCTGTCAGCAGGCTATCGGCTGCGGCATCGGTGCCTTGAGCCATCGGTCGCAAACTTGTGACCGGATTGGCACTCGGTTGTGCCGCAAGCGCTCGTAAAACCGACGCATGACCTAATCTTCCTTCAGTTGGCCGTCGGCATTTAATAGCCGCACGCGACGCCTAATCCTTTGGCCTCAGGGCCTCATTCCGTTAAGATAGCCCGCTTTTTCAAGGTGGGAGTCAGGCAGCATGGCGCAGCAGTATCAACCGGGGCAACGCTGGATCAGTGACAGCGAAGCAGAGCTTGGTTTAGGCACCGTTCTGGCACAGGACGGCCGCTTGTTGACCGTGCTTTACCCGGCCACTGGCGAAACCCGCCAGTACGCGCTAAGGAATGCGCCCCTGACCCGCGTGCGATTCTCGCCGGGCGACTCCATTACCCACTTCGAAGGCTGGAAGTTGACTGTCCGCGAAGTCGAGGACGTCGATGGCCTGCTCGTCTATCACGGTCTGAACGCCGAGAACGAAGCCGTCACCCTGCCGGAAACCCAGCTATCGAACTTCATTCAGTTCCGCCTGGCCAGCGACCGTCTGTTCGCCGGCCAGATCGACCCGCTGTCGTGGTTCTCCCTGCGCTATCACACCCTGGAACACACCAGCCGCCAGTTGCAGTCTGCGCTCTGGGGCCTGGGTGGCGTGCGTGCACAGCCGATCGCTCACCAGTTGCACATTGCCCGTGAAGTCGCCGACCGCATCGCGCCACGGGTATTGCTGGCCGACGAAGTAGGCCTGGGCAAGACCATCGAAGCCGGCCTGGTGATCCATCGCCAACTGCTGTCGGGCCGCGCCAGCCGCGTGCTGATCCTGGTGCCGGAAAACCTCCAGCACCAGTGGCTGGTGGAAATGCGCCGCCGCTTCAACCTTGAGGTCGCGCTGTTCGACGAAGAGCGCTTCATCGAAAGCGATGCCACCAACCCGTTCGAAGACACCCAGCTTGCCCTCGTGGCACTGGAGTGGCTGGTCGACGACGAAAAGGCCCAGGACGCCCTGTTCGCTGCCGGCTGGGATCTGCTGGTCGTCGACGAAGCACACCACCTGGTCTGGCACGAAGAAAAAGTCAGCCCGGAATACTCGCTGGTCGAACAGCTGGCTGAAGTCATTCCCGGCGTGCTGCTGCTCACCGCTACTCCGGAACAACTGGGCCAGGACAGCCACTTCGCCCGTCTGCGCCTGCTCGACCCGAACCGTTTCCATGACCTGGCCGCCTTCCGCGCCGAAAGCGAGAACTATCGCCCGGTGGCCGAAGCCGTTCAGGAGCTGCTGGACAAGGGTCGCCTGTCGCCTGCCGCGCACAAGACCATC
The sequence above is a segment of the Pseudomonas sp. HS6 genome. Coding sequences within it:
- a CDS encoding CoA transferase subunit A translates to MAEILSLHDAVKQFVNDGDTVALEGFTHLIPTAAGHEIIRQGKKDLTLVRMTPDLIYDQLIGAGCARKLIFSWGGNPGVGSLHRLRDAVEKQWPHALEIEEHSHADLANAYVAGASGLPFAVLRAYAGSDLPKVNPLIKSVTCPFTGEVLAAVPSVRPDVTVIHAQKADRQGNVLLWGILGVQKEAALAAKRCIVTVEEIVDNLNAPMNACVLPTWALSAVCHVPGGAHPSYAHGYTERDNRFYQAWDPIARDRETFTAWINEYIHGCADFSEFQAKLAAASEAK
- a CDS encoding MFS transporter, yielding MNQPQSAVGNCLDVQSFINAQPISRYQWRVVILCFLIVFLDGLDTAAMGFIAPALSQDWGIDRASLGPVMSAALIGMVFGALGSGPLADRFGRKVVLVGAVFLFGAFSLASAYATNVEQLLVLRFLTGLGLGAGMPNATTLLSEYTPERKKSLLVTSMFCGFNLGMAGGGFISAKLIPAFGWHSLLLIGGILPLILAVVLLLWLPESARYLVVRNRGTDKVRKTLAPIDPAVVAQAASFSVPEQKTVKARNVFAVIFSGTYSTGTLLLWLTYFMGLVIVYLLTSWLPTLMRDSGASMEQAAFIGALFQFGGVLSAVGVGWAMDRFNPHKVIGIFYLLAGVFAYAVGQSLGNITLLATLVLVAGMCVNGAQSAMPSLAARFYPTQGRATGVSWMLGIGRFGAILGAWMGATLLGLGWNFEQVLTALVIPAGLATAAVVIKGLVSHADAT
- the pcaR gene encoding pca regulon transcriptional regulator PcaR, yielding MNDQMRNSFTSVAPPIVASPAKRIQALTGDPDFMTSLARGLAVVQAFQERKRHLTIAQISHRTEIPRAAVRRCLHTLIKLGYATTDGRTYSLLPKVLTLGHAYLSSTPLAVSAQPYLDRMSEQLHEACNMATLEGDDILYIARSATTQRLISVDLSVGGRLPAYCTSMGRILLAALDDTSLREYLDHAELVAKTSRTLHTPETLLECLQEVRQQGWCIVDQELEQGLRSIAVPVYDASGQVVAALNVSTHAGRVSRTELEQRFLPGLLSASRDLSAQLFA
- a CDS encoding inorganic phosphate transporter gives rise to the protein MIDLFSGLDAWVLVSLLLALTFVLAFEFINGFHDTANAVATVIYTKAMPPHLAVFFSGVFNFLGVLLGGVGVAYAIVHLLPVELLINVNTGHGLAMVFSLLAAAIAWNLGTWYFGIPASSSHTLIGSILGVGLANALINEIPLADGVNWQKAIDIGASLVFSPMAGFLIAALILIGLKWWRPLSKMHKTPEQRRKIDDKKHPPFWNRLVLVISAMAVSFVHGSNDGQKGIGLIMLVLIGIVPAQFVLDLNSTTYQIERTRDATLHLSQFYKRNADTLGEFLALGKSVEGDLPEKFRCNPQQTEPTISALLDTLKGVADYHSLSSESRIEVRRYLLCLDDTAKKVSKLPGLAAREKADLDKLRKDLTTTTEYAPFWVILAVALALGLGTMVGWKRVVLTIGEKIGKQGMTYSQGMSAQITTASLIGLANIFSLPVSTTHVLSSGVAGTMVANKSGLQGGTVKTILLAWVLTLPATVALSAGLFWLASKALGS
- the ccoM gene encoding cytochrome c oxidase subunit CcoM — translated: MFFDNVVFAGVLTVGLMVLFFAGFGFFIWKDANKRKKP
- a CDS encoding LysR substrate-binding domain-containing protein, producing the protein MPLHQDLPPLMALRAFEAVARHLSFIKAADELSVTQSAISHQVHKLEEFLEQPLFVRRTRAIDLTPAGEQYYRQIEPALAAIASATHGLRGERPTTLRIGLLASFATLWLAPRLADFNTKYPNINVELLPAVQLADVDGGEVDLAIRYGKGGWPKVQARRFMTEVLTPVCSPAFKARGVKNGPLLMAKSHQPFEWIDWQQHSGIDLAQVPTVMLHDYNIVVEAAVAGQGIAMGRQCLIDRRLKEGALVPVFDTPPMSGDIGYWLVTAERPMNPAAQAFSQWLEHIIDA
- a CDS encoding RidA family protein — protein: MTDSIKQRVKQLGLQLPEPSQPVANYVSHVISQNQLYIAGQIPMLDGRPAFLGRLGEAISDEEGVSAAELAALGLLAQLSDALGDDLSKLVRVIRLGAFIASTPDFPRQGVIANGASNLLVNVLGDKGRHVRTAVGVSSLPAGVAVEVDAIFELKP
- a CDS encoding aminotransferase class V-fold PLP-dependent enzyme, which translates into the protein MNVDEVLRLRDATPGCAQVIHFNHAGASLPSQATLDAVIGQLQREALGGPMETADIQVQQRARTAAAALLNAQPEDIAFASSGSAAWSQAFNALGPWHPGERILVGRHEWAGNLACMAEAVKAGARLEVIPCDASGAVDPQALAQMIDRHVRLIALTWLPANGGLINPAAQIGAIARHHGIPYFIDAGQALGQLPCDVQALQCDVLKGAGRKFLRGPRGTALMYIRPQFLQRLLPVQRDVLSAPWDGQRFTLRDDARRFETSEVSLALLAGLANALEEHQRIGATAIRQRIVELSQKLRLCMKRIPELTLRDLGSANEQSGLIAFTLEGWDCLALKQALAERRINIGANGVAYTPLDMQARGLNSIARVSVSYLNTEEEIEILLTNLAELAAQPQISMSTQSP